In Leishmania major strain Friedlin complete genome, chromosome 34, the following proteins share a genomic window:
- a CDS encoding tuzin-like protein produces MMALTLDPRWNAMRRGIAGIGVCAVDGRGGAAAPGSCRLSLCSCLSPASSGGCGGADSALSEGGHCRECVCGMRGRLPSPKKPWNSLAGVLVGVRVTHAASVLEDRPVALGRLVSRLSEAAYKAEMLRTGKRDRDGEDRRGDAAQLLVVDAGTRVTVRTEGDPASGAAVAPSAMHMKGTIAKVNGNATYIILMEKGEVELSVASERIVALQPRKKLLQSARLVALVNWLRSCVHDPRDVEAIALVLFSRGWRAERMYLLEGVDLLPFVFVSRVELDSVSEKARWERDHDKAMQMLRRERVKDTNFRYALAKYKGTMSCIAGVLVVAYVFTANLRAYRRQQRGHQLRTAIETLSKAARPRKEEGMLAAAAEAFEVRREDEEALVRSVLTQMAPSHPRIVALAGGSGGGRCVPCRRAVRVEGVALVHVDVGGTEDTLRSVVRALGVSNVEVCGDLLGFVEEAMRGATVKASDGVPFLVMRLREGSDLGRVYGEVVSLVSDCQACHIVLAVPMKALTPLNVSSRRLDFYCIPPFSRRQAFAYAEHTLDALDLVCFVEVVGTRSSDVDELCAALRQRGVDPVTYTSLMLARAMRRLQAALGPPGSPARAAIRQLASMPFADGVRDDATGAMSVLGQPDVQEMVLYDPVQHEWRFAQQVYHTAARCILI; encoded by the coding sequence atgaTGGCGCTCACACTCGACCCCCGGTGGAACGCCATGCGGAGAGGCATTGCCGGcatcggtgtgtgcgcggtggatggtagaggtggtgcggccgcacccggATCTTGTAGGCTCTCTTTGTGTAGCTGtctctcgccggcgtcgagtggtgggtgcggcggcgcagattctgcgttgtcggagggcggacactgccgcgagtgtgtgtgcggcatgcgtggccgcctgccgtcACCGAAGAAGCCGTGGAATAGTCTGGCAGGCGTCTTggttggtgtgcgcgtgacgcacgcggcgagcgTTCTCGAGGACCGCCCCGTGGCTCTCGGACGGCTCGTGAGCAGATTGTCGGAGGCGGCCTacaaggcggagatgctccGTACTGGCAAGAGGgatcgcgacggcgaggaccgccgcggcgacgccgcgcagctgctggtggtggatgctggCACGCGGGTGACGGTCAGGACGGAGGGCGATCCCGCGAgcggggccgcggtggcgccgtccgccatgcACATGAAGGGCACTATCGCCAAGGTGAACGGCAACGCTACCTACATTATACtaatggagaagggcgaagtgGAACTCTCTGTGGCGTCTGAGCGcattgtggcgctgcagccgcggaagaagctgctccagagcgctaggctggtggcgctggtaaactggctgcgctcctgcgtgcacgacccgcgcgacgtggaggccatcgcgctcgtcctgttcagccgcggctggcgggcggAGCGGATGTACCTGCTGGAAGGCGTGGATCTCCTGccgtttgtgtttgtgtcgagggtggagctggacagtgttagcgagaaggcgcggtgggagcgcgaccacgacaaggcgatgcagatgctgcgccgcgagcgggtgaaggataCGAACTTTCGCTATGCCCTGGCCAAGTACAAGGGCACCATGAGCTGCATTGCCGGCGTGCTTGTGGTCGCTTACGTGTTCACGGCGAACCTGCGCGCgtaccggcggcagcagcggggccaTCAGCTCCGGACAGCCATCGAGACCCTCTCCAAGGCTGCCCGGccaaggaaggaggagggtatgctcgcggcggccgccgaggccttcgaggtgaggcgcgaggatgaggaggcgcttgtgcgcagtgtgctgacgcagatggcgccgtcgcatccccgcatcgtggccctcgccggtggctctggcggcggcaggtgtgtgccgtgtcgccgcgcggtgcgcgtggagggggtggcgctggttcatgtcgacgtcggcggcacggaGGACACCCTGCGCAGTGTTGTGAGGGCCCTGGGGGTGAGCaacgtggaggtgtgcggcgacctgctgGGTTTTGTGGAGGAAGCGATGCGGGGCGCGACCGTGaaggccagcgacggcgttccgttcttggtgatgaggctgcgcgagggcagcgatctgggcagggtgtacggcgaggtggtgagccTGGTGAGCGACTGCCAGGCCTGCCATATCGTCCTGGCGGTGCCCATGAAGGCTCTGACCCCTTTGAACgtgtcgtcgcggaggctgGACTTTTACTGCATAccacccttctcccgccggcaggcgttcgcctacgcggagcacacgctggacgcgctggacctggtgtgctttgtggaggtggtggggacgcgcagcagcgacgtcgacgagctgtgcgctgcgctgcgccagcgcggcgtggacccggtcacgtacacgagcctcatgctggcgcgggcgatgcgtcggctgcaggctgcgctgGGACCACCTGGCTCgcctgctcgtgcggcgatCCGGCAGCTAGCCTCGATGCcattcgccgacggcgtgcgcgatgacGCCACTGGAGCGATGTCGGTGCTCGGGCAGCCAGATGTGCAGGAGATGGTGCTGTACGatccggtgcagcacgagtggcggtttgcgcagcaggtgtaccacaccgcggcgcgctgcatcttgatctag
- a CDS encoding putative amastin-like surface protein has product MKRSIPLVVYVVVQFVAFLLVLVGTPLDIFRGVNPQVLGNLMVCITLFGVKVDCYNTTYAESAEVLWADCLNRLNRFHVAQAFAIISILVYFAAFFFGLLLIFCCPCLRWLCLALNIIGVVTLFIVWVAMVVTYYKDDNAACPKARNEFTFGIGFDLLMTAWCVDIIAAILMLTYAVNPSWMNKNETSQQEKQGNYIYAQRG; this is encoded by the coding sequence ATGAAGCGCAGTATCCCCCTCGTTGTCTACGTGGTCGTGCAGTTCGTGGCGTTCcttctggtgctggtgggcacGCCGCTGGACATTTTTCGCGGTGTGAATCCGCAAGTTTTGGGGAACCTTATGGTTTGCATCACACTGTTTGGTGTGAAAGTGGACTGCTACAATACGACATATGCTGAGTCAGCGGAAGTATTGTGGGCAGACTGCTTGAACCGCCTGAACCGTTTCCACGTTGCCCAGGCGTTCGCCATCATCTCCATCCTTGTTTACTTCGCGGCATTTTTTTTCGGGTTGCTTCTGATCTTCTGCTGCCCCTGCTTGCGTTGGCTCTGCCTGGCACTGAACATCATCGGCGTGGTCACCTTGTTCATTGTGTGGGTGGCCATGGTGGTGACATACTATAAAGATGATAACGCAGCATGCCCTAAAGCCCGAAACGAGTTTACCTTCGGTATCGGCTTTGACCTCTTGATGACGGCTTGGTGCGTGGATATCATCGCCGCAATTTTGATGCTCACGTATGCGGTGAATCCTTCTTGGATGAACAAAAACGAGACGTCGCAACAAGAAAAACAGGGGAACTACATATACGCACAACGAGGGTAG